The following are encoded together in the Streptomyces rapamycinicus NRRL 5491 genome:
- a CDS encoding thymidine kinase has translation MPELVFFSGTMDCGKSTLALQIQHNRSARGLQGMIYTRDDREGEGKLSSRLGLATKAIEVADDLDFYTHVVQALTAGGRVDYVIADEAQFLTPPQIDQLARVVDDLEVDVFAFGITTDFRSKLFPGSQRLVELADRVEVLQVEALCWCGARATHNARTVGGQMVVEGAQVVVGDVNRPGSEVGYEVLCRRHHRRRMTAARARAATLSPDVLPVD, from the coding sequence ATGCCCGAGCTGGTGTTCTTTTCCGGAACGATGGACTGCGGAAAGAGCACCCTCGCTCTGCAGATCCAGCACAACCGCTCGGCGCGCGGGCTCCAGGGGATGATCTACACCCGGGACGACCGGGAGGGCGAGGGCAAGCTCTCCTCGCGGCTCGGGCTGGCCACCAAGGCGATCGAGGTCGCCGACGACCTCGACTTCTACACCCATGTGGTCCAGGCGCTGACCGCCGGGGGCCGGGTCGACTACGTGATAGCCGACGAGGCGCAGTTCCTGACCCCACCGCAGATCGACCAACTCGCCCGGGTGGTGGACGACCTGGAGGTGGACGTCTTCGCCTTCGGCATCACCACCGACTTCCGCAGCAAGCTCTTCCCCGGCTCCCAGCGCCTGGTGGAGCTGGCCGACCGGGTGGAGGTGCTGCAGGTGGAGGCGCTGTGCTGGTGCGGCGCCCGGGCGACGCACAACGCCCGCACCGTCGGTGGCCAGATGGTCGTCGAGGGCGCCCAGGTGGTCGTGGGCGACGTCAACCGGCCGGGGAGCGAGGTCGGTTACGAGGTGCTGTGCCGGCGCCACCACCGGCGCCGGATGACGGCCGCCCGGGC